The Alteripontixanthobacter sp. genome has a window encoding:
- a CDS encoding zinc-finger domain-containing protein produces the protein MSIPPPELVKVATRRVSCDGASDIRGGATFRPAALGHPRIYLEIDEHGYVDCGYCDRRFVLIGGPADGADQASLPDITEGADPGHR, from the coding sequence ATGAGCATTCCACCACCCGAACTCGTCAAGGTTGCAACGCGCCGCGTCAGCTGTGACGGGGCGAGCGATATTCGCGGGGGCGCGACTTTCCGCCCCGCCGCGCTTGGCCACCCGCGCATCTATCTGGAGATAGACGAGCATGGCTATGTCGATTGCGGCTATTGCGATCGCCGTTTCGTGTTGATCGGTGGCCCTGCCGATGGCGCGGACCAGGCCAGCCTGCCCGACATTACCGAAGGCGCCGATCCCGGGCATCGTTGA
- a CDS encoding CPBP family glutamic-type intramembrane protease → MRGLERLAHLLRWPDARHWRRCIPVAVLGTALVGLIAWLTGLTVWQPTRPGWELIGIAAILLIAPSFLEELLFRGVLHPPSNSRWYAGRAMLVVTAFVLWDPLQYWSEIGPPWSRLFITPGFLSVVISLGIVLAMLRIAGSSLWPPILFHWIVVLAWKLLFGGPF, encoded by the coding sequence GTGCGCGGCCTTGAACGGCTCGCACATTTGCTGCGCTGGCCCGATGCCCGCCATTGGCGCCGCTGTATACCGGTCGCGGTTCTCGGCACCGCCCTTGTCGGTCTGATCGCCTGGCTGACGGGCCTTACCGTGTGGCAACCCACAAGGCCGGGGTGGGAGTTGATCGGTATTGCAGCGATCCTGCTGATCGCACCCTCCTTCTTGGAAGAGCTGCTCTTTCGTGGGGTGCTCCATCCGCCCTCCAACAGTCGATGGTACGCCGGGCGTGCGATGCTGGTTGTTACCGCCTTCGTGCTTTGGGACCCGCTGCAATACTGGAGCGAGATCGGCCCTCCATGGTCGAGGCTGTTCATCACTCCCGGTTTTCTGTCAGTCGTGATCAGCCTCGGCATCGTACTTGCCATGCTGCGTATCGCTGGAAGCTCGCTGTGGCCGCCGATCCTGTTTCACTGGATTGTCGTGCTGGCGTGGAAATTACTGTTCGGGGGCCCGTTTTGA
- a CDS encoding DUF924 family protein: MTVADNVPRAPGTDLPRWAADLLHVWFHDLAPSDWFKPSETIDSMLHRRFGDTLEAMAARRAGDFTDNAELAQAAILLFDQVPRNIHRQTPRAFATDKLAVEIAKSVIEQGWDNSLPDAQRQFIAMPLMHSEDIADQEASLAYFGKYLPGNLSFARSHHEMIAHFGRFPHRNDVLGRETTEAEQRAIDEGFSW, translated from the coding sequence GTGACCGTCGCGGACAATGTGCCTCGCGCCCCCGGCACCGATCTGCCGCGCTGGGCGGCGGATTTGTTGCATGTCTGGTTTCACGACCTTGCGCCATCCGACTGGTTCAAGCCGAGCGAAACGATCGATTCGATGCTGCACCGCCGGTTCGGCGACACGCTGGAGGCAATGGCCGCCCGCCGGGCCGGCGATTTTACCGATAATGCCGAGCTCGCCCAGGCAGCGATCCTGCTATTCGACCAGGTGCCGCGCAATATCCATCGCCAAACACCGCGAGCCTTCGCAACCGACAAGCTGGCGGTGGAAATCGCCAAGAGCGTGATCGAGCAGGGCTGGGACAATTCATTGCCTGATGCGCAGCGCCAGTTTATCGCCATGCCGCTGATGCATAGCGAAGACATCGCCGATCAGGAGGCGAGCCTCGCCTATTTCGGGAAGTATCTGCCCGGCAACCTGTCCTTCGCGCGCAGCCATCACGAAATGATCGCCCACTTCGGCCGCTTTCCCCATCGCAACGACGTGCTGGGCCGCGAAACGACCGAGGCCGAGCAGCGCGCCATCGACGAAGGGTTCAGCTGGTAA
- a CDS encoding nitronate monooxygenase family protein encodes MKTAITEMFGIQHPIIQGGMHWVGFAEMAAAVSNAGGLGIITGLTQKTPEDLANEIAKCRDMTDKPFGVNITILPALTPPDYPAIIKAVIDGGVKVVETAGRNPSELLPPLKDAGIKVIHKCTSVRHSLKAQDIGCDAVSVDGFECGGHPGEDDVPNFILLPRAADELDIPFVSSGGMADGRSLVASLAMGAQGMNMGTRFIATKEAPVHDNVKQAILEASELDTRLVMRPLRNTERVMNNDAVERLLKKEAELGDALTIQDILPEVAGVYPSIMMEGDMDKGAWSCGMVAGLINDIPTCAELITGIMEEADAIIDRMDAMRAQ; translated from the coding sequence ATGAAAACCGCCATCACCGAAATGTTCGGCATCCAGCATCCCATCATCCAGGGCGGGATGCACTGGGTCGGCTTTGCAGAGATGGCGGCCGCCGTTTCCAACGCGGGCGGGCTGGGGATCATTACCGGGCTGACGCAGAAAACGCCCGAGGATCTGGCCAACGAGATCGCCAAATGCCGCGACATGACGGACAAGCCGTTCGGCGTGAACATCACGATCCTGCCCGCGCTGACGCCGCCCGATTATCCTGCGATCATCAAGGCGGTGATCGACGGCGGTGTGAAAGTGGTGGAGACAGCGGGGCGCAACCCGTCTGAACTGCTCCCGCCGCTGAAAGATGCGGGGATCAAGGTGATCCACAAATGCACAAGCGTGCGCCATTCGCTGAAGGCGCAGGATATCGGCTGCGACGCGGTGTCGGTCGACGGCTTCGAATGCGGCGGCCATCCGGGTGAGGACGATGTGCCCAATTTCATCCTGCTGCCGCGCGCGGCGGACGAGCTGGACATTCCCTTCGTATCGAGTGGCGGGATGGCCGATGGGCGCAGCCTCGTCGCCAGCCTCGCGATGGGCGCGCAGGGCATGAATATGGGCACCCGCTTTATCGCCACGAAGGAAGCGCCGGTGCATGACAACGTCAAGCAGGCGATCCTCGAAGCGAGCGAGCTCGACACGCGGCTGGTGATGCGCCCGTTGCGCAATACCGAGCGGGTGATGAACAACGATGCGGTCGAGCGGCTGCTGAAGAAGGAAGCCGAACTGGGCGACGCGCTGACGATCCAGGATATCCTGCCCGAAGTCGCCGGGGTCTATCCCTCGATCATGATGGAAGGCGATATGGACAAGGGCGCTTGGAGCTGCGGCATGGTGGCCGGATTGATCAACGATATCCCCACTTGCGCCGAGTTGATCACCGGGATCATGGAAGAAGCCGACGCGATCATCGACCGGATGGACGCGATGCGCGCGCAATGA
- the nth gene encoding endonuclease III produces MLSEPQVEEVYRRLAKAMPGRTKNAKGPKGQPDAFRSCISCMLSAQSLDRNTAKAASALFALAKTPEDMLELDDRDIAAAIKPCGLYNTKTRNIRRFCETLLAEHGGTVPSTREGLLAMPGIGRKCADIVMSFTFGADVIAVDTHVHRVCNRIGLTDAKTADVTASQLEARSPQWALRDGHFWLIQFGKKVCTSRAPKCETCPVSDLCEWYAEHREEGTIS; encoded by the coding sequence ATGTTGAGCGAACCCCAGGTCGAGGAAGTCTATCGCCGCCTCGCCAAGGCAATGCCGGGGCGGACGAAGAACGCGAAGGGGCCGAAGGGGCAGCCGGACGCATTTCGCTCCTGCATTTCCTGTATGCTCAGCGCCCAATCGCTCGATCGCAACACCGCCAAGGCGGCGAGCGCTTTGTTCGCGCTCGCCAAAACGCCCGAAGACATGCTCGAGCTGGACGACCGCGACATTGCCGCCGCGATCAAGCCGTGCGGACTTTACAACACGAAAACCCGTAATATCCGCCGGTTCTGCGAGACCTTGTTGGCGGAGCATGGTGGCACGGTGCCCAGCACCCGCGAAGGGTTGCTGGCCATGCCGGGAATCGGCCGCAAATGCGCCGATATCGTGATGAGCTTCACCTTCGGCGCGGACGTTATCGCGGTCGATACGCATGTGCACCGCGTCTGCAACCGCATCGGCCTGACAGATGCGAAGACCGCCGACGTTACGGCATCGCAGCTTGAGGCGCGCAGTCCGCAATGGGCCTTGCGCGACGGCCATTTCTGGTTGATCCAGTTCGGCAAGAAGGTGTGCACATCGCGCGCGCCCAAATGCGAAACATGCCCGGTCAGCGACCTTTGCGAATGGTATGCCGAGCACCGAGAAGAGGGGACAATCTCATGA
- a CDS encoding CHRD domain-containing protein: MNRFTTIAAVAAGAIALAGCATLEESIAEETADTFYANLTGAQEVGPGDPDGSGEAEISISDEFGQVCWDLNNIRNIGPITAAHIHVGAAGTHGPPVFTLRRANEGGYKGCTDGSEWTQNRIEDNPEMFYVNVHTAEYPNGAIRGQLRD; encoded by the coding sequence ATGAACAGATTCACGACGATTGCAGCAGTAGCTGCAGGCGCCATCGCGCTGGCAGGATGCGCGACGCTGGAAGAAAGCATTGCAGAGGAAACCGCCGACACCTTCTATGCCAATCTGACCGGCGCGCAGGAAGTCGGCCCCGGCGATCCCGATGGCAGCGGCGAGGCGGAAATTTCGATCTCCGACGAATTCGGACAGGTCTGCTGGGACCTCAACAATATCCGCAATATCGGCCCGATTACCGCCGCGCATATCCATGTGGGCGCAGCCGGCACCCACGGACCGCCCGTCTTCACCCTGCGCCGCGCCAATGAAGGCGGGTACAAGGGCTGCACCGATGGCAGCGAATGGACGCAAAACCGGATCGAGGACAATCCCGAGATGTTTTACGTCAATGTCCACACGGCGGAATATCCCAACGGAGCCATCCGCGGACAATTGCGCGACTGA
- the guaA gene encoding glutamine-hydrolyzing GMP synthase: MDQAHIPDSILIVDFGSQVTQLIARRVREAGVYSEIAPFTQAEEAFERMQPKGIILSGGPSSVPEEGSPRAPQCLFDSGLPILGICYGQQVMTQQLGGEVRPGHETGEGGEFGRAFATVSDECVLFDGLWKPEERHQVWMSHGDKVTQLAPGFRIVADSPGAPFALIADDERRYYGTQFHPEVVHTPDGGKLLANFVRHVCGLAGDWTMAEFRKTKIEEIRAQVGDGKVICGLSGGVDSAVAAVLIHEAIGEQLTCVFVDHGLMRMNEAEQVVTLFRDHYNIPLVAVDAEEKFLTGLAGVTDPEKKRKFIGGAFIDLFEAEAKAIGGADFLAQGTLYPDVIESVSFTGGPSVTIKSHHNVGGLPERMNMALVEPLRELFKDEVRELGRELGLPEAFVARHPFPGPGLAIRIPGEVTKERCDILRKADAIYLEEIRNAGLYDAIWQAFAVLLPVRTVGVMGDARTYDSVCGLRAVTSTDGMTADVYPFDAAFLTQCATRIVNEVQGINRVVYDYTSKPPGTIEWE, from the coding sequence ATGGACCAAGCGCATATTCCCGATTCCATTCTGATCGTCGATTTCGGCAGCCAGGTGACCCAGCTGATCGCTCGCCGCGTGCGCGAGGCGGGGGTTTATTCCGAAATCGCGCCGTTCACCCAGGCCGAAGAAGCGTTCGAGCGGATGCAGCCCAAGGGCATCATCCTGTCCGGCGGCCCGTCCAGCGTACCCGAAGAAGGCAGCCCGCGCGCGCCGCAATGCCTGTTCGATAGCGGCCTGCCGATCCTCGGCATCTGTTACGGCCAGCAGGTGATGACCCAGCAGCTGGGCGGCGAAGTGCGGCCCGGCCACGAAACCGGAGAAGGCGGCGAATTTGGCCGCGCCTTTGCGACCGTTTCGGATGAATGCGTGCTGTTCGACGGATTGTGGAAGCCCGAAGAGCGGCACCAGGTATGGATGAGCCACGGCGACAAGGTCACGCAGCTCGCCCCGGGCTTTCGTATCGTTGCCGACAGCCCCGGCGCACCCTTTGCGCTGATCGCCGATGACGAGCGGCGCTATTACGGCACGCAGTTCCATCCCGAGGTGGTCCACACCCCCGATGGCGGAAAACTGCTCGCCAATTTCGTGCGTCATGTATGCGGATTGGCGGGCGACTGGACCATGGCCGAGTTTCGCAAGACCAAGATCGAGGAAATCCGCGCGCAGGTCGGCGATGGCAAGGTGATTTGCGGCCTTTCCGGCGGGGTCGATTCGGCCGTCGCAGCCGTGCTGATCCACGAGGCGATCGGCGAGCAGCTGACCTGCGTGTTCGTCGATCACGGCCTGATGCGGATGAACGAGGCGGAGCAGGTCGTCACCCTGTTTCGAGACCATTACAACATCCCGCTGGTGGCGGTGGATGCGGAGGAGAAATTCCTCACCGGCCTGGCGGGCGTGACCGATCCCGAAAAGAAGCGCAAATTCATCGGCGGCGCGTTCATCGACCTGTTCGAGGCCGAGGCGAAAGCCATTGGCGGCGCCGATTTCCTCGCCCAGGGCACGCTCTACCCCGATGTGATCGAAAGCGTGTCCTTCACCGGCGGGCCGAGCGTAACGATCAAGAGCCACCACAATGTCGGCGGCCTTCCGGAACGCATGAACATGGCGCTGGTCGAACCCTTGCGCGAATTGTTCAAGGACGAGGTGCGCGAACTGGGCCGCGAGCTGGGCCTGCCCGAGGCCTTCGTGGCTCGTCATCCCTTCCCCGGACCCGGCCTCGCCATCCGCATACCCGGCGAAGTGACCAAGGAACGCTGCGATATACTGCGCAAGGCCGATGCAATCTACCTCGAGGAGATTCGCAATGCGGGTTTGTATGATGCGATCTGGCAGGCCTTTGCCGTGCTGCTGCCCGTCCGCACCGTGGGCGTGATGGGCGATGCGCGGACCTATGACAGCGTCTGCGGCCTGCGCGCGGTGACCAGCACCGACGGGATGACGGCCGATGTCTATCCCTTCGACGCCGCCTTCCTGACGCAGTGCGCCACGCGGATCGTGAACGAGGTACAGGGCATCAACCGCGTGGTTTACGATTACACCAGCAAACCGCCCGGGACGATCGAGTGGGAATGA
- a CDS encoding diguanylate cyclase, translating to MAPLDGDVLQQVKRIASAPCPQRIATSASARSILRFDVGEKPAAPRYLVSRTAMFESLTLVTQDKAGNWASAAYEFGDLRGTFFDRQFYAELPQAAQQSPQPPQTIYAVFDRPTQRVILDYARPLADLPGNSDAQRDRLIVVAIVLGMIAMALVFDVAFFKFLQGRFIAWHGIFVTAMMIYMATSSGLISLVVDLSLMPLRVLMVGSFGMIVIAAMQFAISFVEPGTLKPRHIRSIHIVSLAMAGASILHFSGVTALGSFPANLFYIVGGVTGVAFVWICLAAWNGGSRAVRFPVIAYMPLIVVAGFRVFTYLAPGMPTMDHNSLFIAASLIEVAVTTLGVASRFAALRGERDRAKAEAEMLEKLADQDPMTGLMNRRAIEPSFSLIYGDGFTSFALIDLDRFKSVNDEFGHAKGDEVLCTAARALAPDTDTMAIRMGGEEFMLLLRGENARERVEQRRQAITRLVAHEVPGLDRPITASAGFVELPKSGGERFSFDATYAHVDRLLYEAKNTGRNRLVSERMRVFAGGMPHDRRANSRNKAA from the coding sequence ATGGCTCCGCTGGATGGCGATGTCCTCCAGCAGGTAAAGCGCATAGCGAGCGCGCCGTGTCCCCAGCGTATCGCGACGTCCGCCAGCGCGCGCTCGATCCTGCGTTTCGACGTGGGCGAGAAGCCCGCCGCGCCGCGTTACCTCGTCAGCCGGACTGCCATGTTCGAAAGCCTTACTCTCGTGACGCAGGACAAGGCGGGAAATTGGGCCAGTGCCGCCTACGAATTCGGCGATTTGCGCGGCACGTTTTTCGACCGTCAATTTTATGCCGAGCTGCCGCAAGCCGCCCAGCAATCCCCACAGCCGCCCCAGACAATCTATGCCGTGTTCGACCGGCCCACCCAGCGGGTAATCCTGGATTATGCGCGACCATTGGCCGATCTGCCGGGCAATAGCGATGCGCAGCGCGACCGGCTGATCGTCGTCGCGATCGTGCTGGGGATGATCGCCATGGCGCTGGTATTCGACGTGGCGTTTTTCAAGTTCCTGCAAGGGCGGTTTATCGCCTGGCACGGCATCTTCGTTACCGCGATGATGATCTACATGGCGACATCCAGCGGTTTGATCTCGCTTGTAGTGGATCTCAGCCTGATGCCGCTGCGCGTGCTGATGGTGGGCAGTTTCGGAATGATCGTGATCGCCGCCATGCAATTTGCGATCAGCTTCGTCGAACCCGGCACGCTGAAGCCGCGCCATATCCGCTCGATCCATATTGTCAGCTTGGCCATGGCCGGCGCATCGATCTTGCACTTTTCAGGTGTGACGGCACTGGGTTCGTTCCCTGCAAATCTGTTTTACATCGTCGGCGGTGTGACCGGCGTAGCGTTCGTGTGGATCTGCTTGGCCGCCTGGAATGGAGGAAGCCGGGCGGTGCGGTTCCCCGTTATTGCCTACATGCCGCTTATCGTGGTCGCCGGCTTTCGAGTGTTTACCTACCTCGCGCCCGGCATGCCGACGATGGATCACAACTCGTTGTTTATCGCCGCTTCCCTGATAGAAGTCGCGGTGACAACGCTGGGCGTGGCCAGCCGGTTTGCCGCGCTTCGCGGAGAGCGCGACCGGGCCAAGGCCGAAGCGGAAATGCTCGAAAAGCTGGCCGATCAGGATCCGATGACCGGATTGATGAACCGCCGGGCGATCGAGCCGTCCTTCTCGCTGATATACGGCGATGGCTTCACCTCCTTCGCCCTGATCGACCTCGACCGGTTCAAGTCGGTCAACGATGAATTCGGTCATGCGAAGGGTGACGAAGTGTTGTGCACCGCCGCCAGGGCGCTGGCGCCGGACACCGATACGATGGCGATCCGGATGGGCGGCGAAGAATTCATGCTCCTGCTGAGGGGGGAGAACGCGCGCGAGCGGGTCGAGCAGCGCCGCCAGGCGATCACCCGGCTGGTGGCGCATGAGGTTCCCGGACTGGACAGGCCGATCACCGCAAGCGCAGGCTTCGTCGAATTGCCGAAATCGGGCGGCGAACGGTTTTCTTTCGATGCGACCTACGCCCATGTCGACCGGTTGCTTTACGAAGCCAAGAACACCGGCCGCAACCGCCTGGTCAGCGAGCGCATGAGAGTGTTCGCGGGCGGAATGCCGCATGATCGGCGCGCCAACAGCCGCAACAAGGCAGCCTGA
- the ald gene encoding alanine dehydrogenase, translated as MRIGCPTEIKNHEYRVGLTPESARELVHQNNEVWIQSGAGLGIGATDDEYRAAGAKIVDGPESIFAECEMVVKVKEPQAGERAQLREDQVLYTYLHLAPDPEQTADLVKSGVTAIAYETVTGPGGTLPLLKPMSQVAGRMSIQAGASALEKAHGGRGVLLGGVPGVMPGKVAVIGGGVVGFNAAQMAVGLGAQTIILDRDPEVLEKVGTHFESRASTRFSNKANLEETVAEADLVIGAVLIPGAAAPKLVTREMLKTMKPGAVLVDVAIDQGGCFETSHATTHADPTYVIDDIVHYCVANMPGAVARTSTYALNNVTLPHALRIARMGWKDALRANAHLAEGLNVHAGEVTYAAVAQELGYDHRPLTDILG; from the coding sequence ATGCGCATCGGCTGCCCTACGGAAATCAAAAACCACGAATATCGCGTAGGGCTGACCCCCGAAAGCGCGCGCGAGCTGGTCCATCAGAATAACGAGGTCTGGATCCAGAGCGGTGCCGGGCTGGGGATCGGTGCGACCGACGATGAATATCGCGCCGCCGGGGCGAAGATCGTCGACGGTCCTGAATCGATCTTCGCCGAATGCGAAATGGTGGTGAAGGTCAAGGAACCGCAGGCAGGCGAACGCGCCCAACTGCGCGAAGACCAGGTGCTCTACACCTATCTTCACCTCGCCCCCGATCCGGAGCAGACCGCCGATCTGGTGAAATCGGGCGTGACCGCCATTGCCTATGAAACGGTGACCGGGCCGGGCGGAACGCTGCCGCTGCTCAAGCCGATGAGCCAGGTGGCCGGACGGATGAGCATCCAGGCGGGCGCGAGCGCGCTGGAAAAGGCGCATGGCGGGCGCGGGGTGCTGCTGGGCGGTGTGCCGGGCGTAATGCCGGGCAAGGTCGCGGTGATCGGCGGCGGTGTGGTCGGCTTCAATGCTGCGCAAATGGCCGTGGGACTGGGCGCGCAGACGATCATCCTGGACCGCGATCCCGAAGTGCTGGAGAAAGTCGGTACCCATTTCGAAAGCCGCGCCAGCACGCGTTTTTCCAACAAGGCGAATCTTGAAGAAACCGTGGCCGAGGCCGATCTGGTGATCGGCGCGGTGCTGATCCCCGGCGCCGCCGCGCCCAAGCTGGTGACGCGCGAGATGCTCAAGACGATGAAGCCAGGCGCAGTGCTGGTCGATGTCGCGATCGACCAGGGCGGCTGTTTCGAAACCAGCCACGCCACCACCCATGCCGATCCGACCTATGTAATCGACGATATCGTCCATTACTGCGTCGCAAACATGCCCGGAGCAGTTGCCCGCACGAGCACCTATGCGCTCAATAATGTGACCTTGCCCCACGCCCTGCGCATCGCGCGAATGGGCTGGAAGGATGCGCTGCGCGCAAACGCTCATCTGGCCGAAGGGCTGAATGTCCATGCCGGCGAAGTGACCTACGCCGCCGTTGCGCAGGAACTGGGTTACGACCATCGCCCATTGACCGACATATTAGGTTAA
- a CDS encoding porin, producing the protein MKNLHLVSGFALIASSGWAAPVSAQDGASVAQELAAMRAEMARMAARIDSLEGELAQAEAKSDAAVMVASEAAETAAATQIQVSNATADNTAAIAFKGTPQIEGDDGWSFKPRGRLQYDAGFTSAPESTGRSDGFGNEARRARLGVSGDMPGGFGYKVEIDFAGSDLAVTDALISYETGDTEFQVGQFNTFQSLEELTSSLHTTMIERAAFTDAFGFERRVGAAAQFKGDDLLVQAGLFTDNMDDLSNKNWGADGRVVFMPKLGDTQLHLGGSVHYADLESGDTVRYRQRPLVHFTSERFINTGNLDASSEFGLGLEGAVIAGPFHAAAEGYWQNVNRPGALSDPTFFGGYAEVGYFLTAGDSRGYKGGKFDRVKPTNPVGEGGAGSVQVNLRYDYLDLNDNGILGGIQNGYLLSLIWKPTDYTALLANYGRLAYDDAVFPAAAGDTSYSVDAFGVRAQIDF; encoded by the coding sequence ATGAAAAACCTGCATCTGGTATCGGGCTTCGCATTGATTGCCTCCAGCGGTTGGGCCGCCCCGGTCAGCGCGCAAGACGGTGCCTCCGTAGCCCAGGAACTGGCAGCCATGCGTGCCGAGATGGCCCGGATGGCCGCGCGGATCGACAGTCTCGAAGGCGAGCTCGCCCAGGCCGAGGCCAAAAGCGATGCTGCCGTGATGGTCGCCTCCGAAGCCGCCGAAACCGCCGCCGCTACGCAGATTCAGGTAAGCAATGCGACCGCCGACAACACTGCCGCGATCGCGTTCAAGGGAACGCCGCAGATCGAAGGAGACGATGGCTGGAGCTTCAAGCCGCGCGGGCGCCTGCAATATGATGCCGGCTTCACCTCCGCGCCGGAATCGACCGGCCGCAGCGACGGCTTCGGCAATGAAGCGCGCCGTGCACGGCTGGGCGTTTCGGGCGATATGCCGGGCGGCTTCGGCTACAAGGTAGAAATCGATTTTGCAGGCAGCGACCTGGCGGTCACCGATGCGCTGATTTCCTACGAGACGGGCGACACGGAATTCCAGGTCGGCCAGTTCAACACGTTCCAGTCGCTCGAAGAGCTGACCAGCAGCCTTCACACTACCATGATCGAGCGCGCCGCCTTCACCGACGCCTTCGGGTTCGAGCGCCGGGTGGGCGCCGCGGCCCAGTTCAAGGGCGACGACCTGCTGGTGCAGGCCGGATTGTTCACCGACAACATGGACGATCTTTCCAACAAGAACTGGGGCGCCGATGGCCGCGTGGTGTTCATGCCCAAGCTTGGCGACACGCAGCTGCATTTGGGCGGCTCGGTCCATTATGCCGATCTGGAAAGCGGCGACACGGTGCGATATCGTCAGCGTCCGCTGGTCCACTTCACCTCCGAACGTTTCATCAACACCGGCAACCTCGATGCCAGCAGCGAGTTCGGTCTCGGGCTGGAAGGCGCGGTGATCGCCGGACCGTTCCACGCTGCTGCTGAAGGATATTGGCAGAACGTCAACCGCCCCGGCGCGTTGAGCGATCCGACCTTTTTCGGCGGTTATGCCGAGGTTGGCTATTTCCTGACCGCAGGCGACAGCCGCGGTTACAAGGGCGGCAAGTTCGACCGGGTGAAGCCGACCAACCCGGTTGGCGAAGGCGGCGCGGGTTCGGTGCAGGTCAACCTGCGCTACGACTACCTCGATCTCAACGATAACGGGATCCTGGGCGGCATTCAGAACGGCTATCTGCTGTCGCTGATCTGGAAGCCGACCGACTACACTGCCCTGCTCGCCAATTATGGCCGGCTCGCCTATGACGACGCGGTATTCCCGGCCGCTGCCGGCGATACGTCCTACAGCGTCGATGCATTCGGCGTGCGCGCGCAGATCGATTTTTAA
- a CDS encoding substrate-binding domain-containing protein, with amino-acid sequence MKLTKTLAFAAISSLALAACDNSGSGGGTRDSVRVVGSSTVFPFAKKVAESFVQTNPQFNSPLIESTGTGGGMSLFCQGVGPSTPDMANASRRMKASEFATCQENGVTEVMEMQVGLDGIAFASAQGGIMMNLSPQIVYEALAANPYGGEQTNETWSDVDPSLPNEPILVYGPPATSGTRDALKELVLEVGCKSSEEMKSLKDTDEDAYDRICTEVRSDGKYVDQGEQDNLIVQKISNNDRAVGVFGYSYLEENAGKVQGLPMNGVAPTYENISSFQYPGARPLYVYVKKAHLDAIPGLKEFVTEWKNNWAAGGPLTAIGLIASPDETMARNEAIATDYVTIDGSELK; translated from the coding sequence ATGAAACTGACCAAGACCCTGGCCTTCGCCGCCATTTCCAGCCTGGCCCTGGCCGCCTGCGACAATTCCGGCAGCGGCGGTGGCACGCGCGATTCGGTGCGCGTCGTCGGCTCCTCCACCGTGTTTCCCTTCGCCAAGAAGGTCGCCGAAAGCTTCGTGCAGACCAACCCGCAATTCAATTCGCCGCTGATCGAATCGACCGGCACGGGCGGCGGGATGAGCCTGTTCTGCCAGGGTGTCGGCCCCAGCACGCCGGACATGGCCAATGCCTCGCGCCGGATGAAGGCATCGGAATTTGCCACCTGCCAGGAAAACGGCGTTACCGAAGTGATGGAAATGCAGGTCGGGCTGGACGGGATTGCCTTCGCTTCGGCGCAGGGCGGCATCATGATGAACCTCTCGCCCCAGATCGTTTACGAAGCGCTGGCCGCCAATCCTTATGGCGGTGAGCAGACCAACGAGACCTGGTCGGATGTCGACCCCTCGCTGCCGAACGAGCCGATCCTGGTTTACGGCCCGCCCGCCACATCGGGCACGCGCGACGCGCTGAAGGAACTGGTGCTGGAAGTAGGCTGCAAGTCCAGCGAAGAAATGAAGTCGCTCAAGGACACCGACGAAGATGCCTATGACCGCATCTGCACCGAAGTGCGCAGCGACGGCAAATATGTCGATCAGGGCGAACAGGACAATCTGATCGTCCAGAAGATCAGCAATAACGACAGGGCCGTGGGCGTGTTCGGCTATTCCTATCTGGAAGAAAATGCCGGCAAGGTGCAGGGCCTGCCGATGAACGGGGTGGCCCCGACTTACGAGAATATCTCCAGCTTCCAGTACCCCGGCGCGCGTCCGCTATATGTCTATGTGAAGAAGGCGCACCTCGATGCCATCCCCGGCCTCAAGGAATTCGTGACCGAGTGGAAGAACAATTGGGCTGCGGGCGGACCGCTGACCGCGATCGGCCTGATCGCCTCGCCCGATGAGACAATGGCCAGGAACGAAGCGATCGCCACCGATTACGTGACCATCGATGGCAGCGAGCTGAAGTAA